A section of the Neofelis nebulosa isolate mNeoNeb1 chromosome 12, mNeoNeb1.pri, whole genome shotgun sequence genome encodes:
- the LOC131491404 gene encoding glycosyltransferase 6 domain-containing protein 1-like isoform X4 yields MNLSLIPAKQAKVANNLRKRPDVKTTTDWFAPIIWEGTYNRQVLEKHYKRLNITIGLAVFATGKFVDQYLEQFLQSANKHFMIGYNVIFYILMDDFSKLPPIELGPLRTFKLCTVLKRHVWKDFNYIYMKNLDMYIIEHIQHEVDFLFSMTVNQIFKNDFGVETLGESVAQLHAWWYFRHAENFPYERRPKSAAFIPFGEGDFYYQSAVFGGTPHEVLAFIKEYQKGVTSDNRNGLKSIYEHYLNKYLFINKPTKFLSPEYNWDPNFRTPPQIKHVKIAWHSKSI; encoded by the exons AAAACGTCCTGATGTGAAAACGACAACTGATTGGTTTGCGCCGATCATCTGGGAAGGAACTTACAACAGACAAGTCCTGGAAAAGCATTACAAAAGGCTGAACATTACCATAGGCTTGGCTGTATTTGCTACTGGAAA GTTTGTGGATCAGTACCTGGAACAGTTCCTCCAGTCTGCTAATAAGCACTTCATGATTGGCTACAATGTTATCTTTTACATCTTGATGGATGACTTCTCCAAACTACCTCCCATAGAGTTAGGGCCCCTTCGAACATTTAAACTATGTACTGTACTCAAACGACATGTGTGGAAAGACTTCAATTACATATACATGAAAAACTTGGATATGTACATCATAGAACATATCCAACATGAAGTTGACTTTCTCTTCAGTATGACTGTAAACCAGATCTTCAAGAATGACTTTGGGGTGGAAACCCTGGGCGAGTCTGTAGCTCAACTCCATGCATGGTGGTATTTTAGACATGCTGAAAATTTCCCCTATGAGAGAAGACCTAAATCAGCAGCTTTCATCCCTTTTGGAGAGGGAGATTTCTATTACCAGAGTGCAGTTTTTGGTGGCACACCCCATGAGGTTTTAGCCTTCATTAAAGAATATCAAAAAGGAGTTACCAGTGACAACAGAAATGGACTCAAGAGCATATATGAacattatttaaacaaatatttgtttatcaATAAACCCACTAAGTTCTTATCACCAGAATACAACTGGGATCCAAATTTTAGAACTCCCCCACAAATTAAACATGTGAAGATAGCATGGCATTCAAAGAGCATTTGA